In one window of Spartinivicinus marinus DNA:
- a CDS encoding ABC transporter substrate-binding protein: protein MSRKSGSSVFGQCWLAGLTLLMALLMSSVSAASENKQADQQAKKILMLLWRGETQADQAFKAKLESTIGGVQFTQIDVNQDRKQLTKALREQVSQFDQYDLVYVFGTSATRTVRHYAHDKVPLLFNMVSDPIGSDIVENFAEPPKGLTGVSDGVAVAYQVHLLQQLLPFKSLLVPYNPKERNAALYIKQLKPIARRLNIKLEIVRVSDNESRWQGFLKKLVKGEWQTDAVLIPQSSFLVSKTDTIKRLAGKYKMPVFTASASGIQLGALASVAPNLTHLGELAADKAIAILNGAAPETLPVERIERPGIIVNKKEWKKLGKPIATALRKKCRFDNDDICQ from the coding sequence ATGAGTAGAAAAAGTGGCAGCTCAGTGTTTGGGCAATGTTGGTTAGCTGGGTTGACATTGCTAATGGCACTATTGATGAGTAGTGTCAGCGCTGCTAGTGAAAACAAGCAAGCAGACCAGCAAGCAAAAAAAATACTGATGCTGTTATGGCGTGGTGAAACCCAGGCGGATCAAGCTTTTAAAGCTAAATTGGAAAGCACTATTGGCGGTGTTCAATTTACCCAGATTGATGTTAATCAAGATCGTAAACAGCTGACTAAAGCCTTACGTGAGCAGGTTTCTCAGTTTGATCAATATGATCTTGTTTATGTATTTGGTACCTCAGCCACACGTACGGTAAGGCATTACGCTCATGACAAGGTCCCCTTGTTATTCAATATGGTGTCAGACCCCATCGGGTCAGATATTGTTGAGAATTTTGCAGAGCCTCCCAAGGGGCTAACGGGTGTTAGTGATGGGGTGGCCGTTGCATACCAAGTACATTTGTTACAACAATTGCTGCCATTTAAATCGTTGCTGGTACCATACAACCCAAAAGAGCGTAATGCTGCTTTGTATATTAAACAGTTAAAACCGATTGCTCGACGCTTAAATATTAAGCTGGAAATTGTGCGTGTTTCAGATAATGAGAGTCGGTGGCAAGGGTTTTTAAAGAAATTAGTCAAGGGTGAGTGGCAAACAGACGCGGTATTGATTCCGCAAAGCTCATTTCTTGTCAGTAAAACAGATACCATTAAAAGATTGGCGGGTAAGTATAAAATGCCTGTATTTACTGCATCTGCCAGTGGTATACAGCTAGGTGCCTTGGCCTCAGTTGCTCCTAACTTAACCCATTTAGGGGAGCTTGCCGCTGACAAAGCCATTGCGATTTTAAATGGCGCAGCACCCGAAACTTTGCCTGTAGAACGTATTGAACGACCAGGCATTATAGTGAATAAAAAAGAGTGGAAAAAATTAGGTAAACCAATAGCAACTGCATTGAGAAAAAAATGCCGGTTTGATAATGATGATATTTGTCAGTAG
- a CDS encoding c-type cytochrome, translating into MQKLTILLLKTLVIILMMPVKTLAKIDELTFSLANQSVKTVSLDELKDKLKVHEIKFEDPHYGKTKRFLAFEIHDVLQLGFGDKWHSRDYSDAAFTASDGYSAISKVSMLNEQGGYLTFFDVDANGWEPVGHAKVSPGPFYLVWTGKQQTTEYAYPWTWQLASIKLIQFKSQYPAVYPTGISNNSTIYQGYQIFKGRCLHCHSINQQGGKIGPDLNAPQSIVKYRSKAMIKAFIQQPSKFRYSNMPDHLDLSEQQLNALIDYFQHKSQLN; encoded by the coding sequence ATGCAAAAACTAACTATTTTATTATTAAAGACACTAGTCATTATATTAATGATGCCCGTTAAAACCTTGGCTAAAATTGATGAGCTAACATTTTCCCTTGCTAACCAGTCGGTTAAAACCGTTAGTCTCGATGAACTTAAAGACAAATTGAAAGTCCATGAAATAAAATTTGAAGACCCTCATTATGGAAAAACAAAGCGGTTTTTAGCATTTGAAATACATGATGTACTGCAACTGGGCTTTGGTGACAAGTGGCACAGCCGTGATTATTCCGATGCTGCTTTTACTGCCTCAGATGGTTACAGTGCTATTAGTAAAGTATCCATGCTTAATGAGCAAGGAGGTTACTTGACCTTTTTTGATGTCGATGCCAATGGCTGGGAACCTGTGGGCCATGCAAAAGTATCACCTGGGCCATTCTACTTAGTATGGACAGGCAAACAACAGACGACAGAGTACGCATACCCCTGGACCTGGCAGCTAGCCTCAATCAAGCTTATCCAGTTTAAAAGTCAATACCCTGCTGTGTACCCTACAGGTATAAGCAATAACTCCACTATTTATCAAGGGTATCAGATTTTTAAAGGCAGGTGTTTGCATTGTCATTCCATTAATCAACAAGGTGGAAAGATTGGTCCTGACCTGAACGCCCCACAAAGTATAGTGAAATACCGTTCAAAAGCGATGATAAAAGCTTTTATTCAACAACCATCAAAGTTTCGTTATTCAAATATGCCAGACCATTTAGACCTTTCAGAACAGCAGTTAAATGCACTTATTGATTATTTTCAGCATAAAAGCCAACTAAACTAA
- the yidD gene encoding membrane protein insertion efficiency factor YidD, which produces MKWLIIWLIRGYQRWVSPYKGFCCAYATYHHKSRSCSAEAIYLLEQYGVVVGCRKLSQRFEDCRYAYEQLIIKGLTTECAEPNNRRRRRRRKDKEDNKGCDSCDLFDFFDCKPELPCDSLPCDIGPCH; this is translated from the coding sequence ATGAAGTGGTTAATAATTTGGTTAATTCGTGGATATCAACGTTGGGTTTCTCCATATAAAGGATTCTGTTGTGCCTATGCAACCTATCATCACAAAAGTCGCAGTTGTTCGGCAGAGGCTATTTATTTGTTAGAGCAATATGGTGTGGTAGTAGGGTGCAGAAAGCTGTCACAACGTTTTGAAGACTGTCGTTATGCGTATGAACAGCTAATAATAAAAGGGCTAACAACAGAGTGTGCAGAACCCAATAACCGGCGTCGACGTAGAAGGCGTAAAGATAAAGAAGATAATAAAGGGTGTGATAGCTGCGATTTATTCGATTTTTTTGACTGTAAACCAGAGCTACCCTGTGACAGTTTGCCCTGTGATATAGGGCCTTGTCATTAA
- a CDS encoding substrate-binding periplasmic protein → MELKQRLSFFVAITLCTCLANLAQAVAQELTLGISNSKLKPYRWVEKGIVKGANPDVVKEAAKRINIHIKILTMPWKRVLLLIKNGNLHGSIGGYKNTERLSFGIYTEVPLHYSYFSIFILNNTSFRFTTIKDLYGKRIGRLSGNHFSTEFDQAVVQGNIYLSEANKRHQLLTMLYTHRLDAVIDVNSPMKIALKEQNIDTIIDLPIPVSKPKASYLWFSKPAQIPPDIIKRFDQVLKKMLQDGTIEQITSRHGFEYNL, encoded by the coding sequence ATGGAGCTAAAACAACGATTGAGTTTTTTTGTGGCTATTACGCTTTGTACCTGTTTAGCTAACTTAGCTCAGGCCGTTGCCCAAGAGCTGACTCTAGGCATATCCAATAGTAAACTGAAACCCTATCGCTGGGTAGAGAAAGGTATAGTAAAAGGGGCTAACCCTGATGTTGTCAAAGAGGCTGCAAAACGAATAAATATTCATATTAAAATCCTGACTATGCCTTGGAAACGGGTTTTGCTACTGATTAAAAATGGTAATTTGCATGGGTCTATTGGGGGCTATAAAAATACAGAAAGGCTATCCTTTGGAATTTATACAGAAGTGCCTTTACACTACAGCTATTTTAGTATTTTTATTTTAAATAACACCAGCTTCCGTTTTACAACAATAAAAGACCTGTATGGAAAAAGGATTGGTAGGTTAAGCGGCAATCATTTTAGTACTGAATTTGATCAGGCTGTGGTACAGGGCAATATTTACCTAAGTGAAGCAAATAAGCGACATCAGTTACTGACAATGCTATACACACACAGGCTTGATGCGGTCATTGATGTTAATTCCCCTATGAAAATAGCCTTGAAAGAACAGAATATCGATACAATCATTGACTTGCCAATACCAGTCTCTAAGCCGAAAGCTTCTTATTTATGGTTTTCTAAGCCAGCGCAAATTCCCCCTGATATTATTAAACGATTTGATCAAGTGCTAAAAAAAATGTTGCAAGATGGTACCATTGAACAGATAACCAGTCGTCATGGGTTTGAATATAATCTGTAG